The Mixophyes fleayi isolate aMixFle1 chromosome 1, aMixFle1.hap1, whole genome shotgun sequence genome includes a region encoding these proteins:
- the MFAP3L gene encoding microfibrillar-associated protein 3-like, translating into MSHPNLRHLSILKQSFKETMSDSNLSWCRSLLVVLLFSRATAINSEETNNHTANVSDPLLESLPVITSMIDHIIVKEGNSVVIHCNIEGHPDPHFQWYNSNGHLLKEENAGKWWILDSGLLNFTSVSFEDRGKYTCVANNSYGTANNTVTLRVIFTSGDMGIYYMIVCLVAFTIVMVLNITRLCMMSSHLKKTEKAINDFFRTEGAEKLQKAFEIAKRIPIITSAKTLELAKVTQFKTMEFARYIEELARSVPLPPLIMNCRTIMEEIMEVVGLEEAGHMFMRQGAVGGQELCDVDEVFTIPNALQRSDSPTADSDASSLQEPCRQIAITVSVHPMTEKQCLDTESQDSIQSSIKEDSILKECTQMSEANEPQPENTTTCIIYESHV; encoded by the exons ATGAGTCATCCGAACCTCCGGCACCTCAGTATTCTTAAACAATCATTCAAGGAAACTATGAGTGACAGCAACTTGTCCTGGTGTCGGTCGTTACTAGTTGTCCTCCTGTTTTCACGGGCTACAGCAATAAATTCAGAGGAGACCAATAACCACACTGCCAATGTTTCCGACCCACTGCTGGAGTCACTACCGGTGATCACGTCTATGATAGATCACATCATTGTAAAGGAAGGCAATAGTGTGGTAATTCATTGTAACATTGAGGGACATCCTGATCCTCATTTCCAGTGGTATAACTCCAATGGACATCTGCTGAAAGAGGAGAATG cTGGAAAATGGTGGATCCTGGATAGTGGACTTTTAAATTTCACTAGTGTATCATTTGAGGATCGAGGGAAATACACCTGTGTTGCGAATAACTCTTATGGCACTGCGAATAATACGGTTACACTGCGAGTCATTTTCACCTCTGGTGATATGGGCATCTACTATATGATCGTCTGTCTGGTGGCATTTACCATTGTAATGGTGCTGAATATAACAAGACTGTGCATGATGAGCAGTCATCTGAAGAAGACTGAGAAAGCCATCAATGATTTCTTCAGGACAGAAGGTGCAGAGAAATTGCAAAAGGCTTTTGAGATTGCAAAGAGAATCCCCATCATCACTTCTGCCAAGACACTCGAGCTTGCCAAAGTTACTCAGTTTAAAACAATGGAGTTTGCCCGATATATTGAGGAACTGGCCAGAAGTGTGCCCTTGCCACCACTTATAATGAACTGTAGGACTATAATGGAAGAGATCATGGAGGTGGTTGGTCTGGAAGAAGCAGGACACATGTTTATGAGACAGGGAGCTGTTGGTGGTCAGGAACTTTGTGATGTGGATGAAGTCTTCACCATCCCTAATGCTCTACAGCGGAGTGATTCTCCAACAGCTGATTCGGATGCCTCCTCTCTCCAGGAGCCCTGTCGGCAAATTGCCATAACTGTGTCTGTGCACCCAATGACTGAAAAACAGTGTTTAGATACAGAGTCACAGGACAGCATACAGTCCAGTATTAAAGAAGACTCTATTTTAAAAGAATGTACACAAATGTCTGAAGCAAACGAACCTCAGCCAGAGAACACTACTACATGCATAATATATGAAAGCCATGTCTAG